In the genome of Cronobacter malonaticus LMG 23826, one region contains:
- the tkt gene encoding transketolase: MSSRKELANAIRALSMDAVQKAKSGHPGAPMGMADIAEVLWRDFLNHNPQNPSWADRDRFVLSNGHGSMLIYSLLHLTGYDLPIEELKNFRQLHSKTPGHPEVGYTPGVETTTGPLGQGIANAVGMAIAERTLAAQFNRPGHDIVDHYTYAFLGDGCMMEGISHEVCSLAGTLGLGKLVAFYDDNGISIDGHIEGWFTDDTAKRFEAYGWHVVRGVDGHDADSIKRAIEEARSVTDKPSLLMCKTVIGFGSPNKAGTHDSHGAPLGDAEVAATREQLGWKYEPFVIPQEIYAQWDAKEMGQAKESAWNEKFAAYAKAFPQEAAEFTRRMKGEMPADFAAKAQEFIANLQANPAKIASRKASQNAIEAFGKLLPEFLGGSADLAPSNLTIWSGSKAINEDAAGNYIHYGVREFGMTAIANGIALHGGFLPYTSTFLMFVEYARNAVRMAALMKQRQVMVYTHDSIGLGEDGPTHQPVEQLAALRVTPNMSTWRPCDQVESAVAWKYAVERHDGPTALIFSRQNLAQQERSEQQLADIARGAYILKDCDGQPQIIFIATGSEVELAVAAADKLAAEGVKARVVSMPSTDVFDKQDAAYREAVLPKAVSARVAIEAGIADYWFKYVGLNGAIVGMTTFGESAPAEQLFEEFGFTVENVVSKAKALL; this comes from the coding sequence ATGTCCTCTCGTAAAGAGCTTGCCAATGCTATTCGTGCGCTCAGCATGGACGCAGTACAAAAAGCCAAATCCGGCCATCCGGGTGCCCCGATGGGCATGGCTGACATTGCCGAAGTCCTGTGGCGTGATTTCCTGAACCATAACCCGCAGAACCCGTCCTGGGCTGACCGCGACCGCTTCGTGCTGTCCAACGGTCACGGCTCCATGCTGATTTACAGCCTGCTGCACCTCACCGGTTACGATCTGCCGATCGAAGAGCTGAAGAACTTCCGTCAGCTGCATTCCAAAACGCCGGGCCACCCGGAAGTCGGCTACACGCCGGGCGTGGAAACCACCACCGGTCCGCTGGGGCAGGGGATCGCGAACGCGGTCGGTATGGCTATCGCCGAGCGTACGCTGGCGGCGCAGTTTAACCGCCCAGGGCATGACATTGTTGACCACTACACCTACGCCTTCCTGGGCGACGGCTGCATGATGGAAGGCATCTCCCACGAAGTCTGCTCGCTGGCCGGTACGCTGGGCCTCGGCAAGCTGGTGGCGTTCTACGATGACAACGGCATCTCCATCGACGGCCACATTGAAGGCTGGTTCACCGACGATACCGCGAAACGCTTTGAAGCCTACGGCTGGCACGTGGTGCGCGGCGTGGACGGCCACGACGCCGATTCCATCAAGCGCGCCATTGAAGAAGCGCGTTCTGTTACCGACAAACCGTCTCTGCTGATGTGCAAAACCGTTATCGGTTTCGGCTCGCCGAACAAAGCAGGCACCCATGATTCTCACGGCGCGCCGCTGGGCGACGCCGAAGTGGCCGCGACCCGCGAACAACTGGGCTGGAAATATGAGCCGTTTGTGATCCCGCAGGAAATCTACGCGCAGTGGGATGCCAAAGAGATGGGTCAGGCCAAAGAGAGCGCCTGGAACGAAAAATTCGCGGCCTACGCGAAAGCATTCCCGCAGGAAGCCGCTGAATTCACCCGCCGCATGAAAGGCGAAATGCCGGCAGATTTCGCGGCGAAAGCGCAGGAGTTCATCGCGAACCTGCAGGCGAACCCGGCGAAAATCGCCAGCCGTAAAGCCTCTCAGAACGCTATCGAAGCCTTCGGCAAACTGCTGCCGGAATTCCTGGGCGGCTCTGCGGATCTCGCGCCGAGCAACCTGACCATCTGGTCTGGCTCTAAAGCGATTAATGAAGATGCCGCAGGCAACTACATTCACTACGGGGTGCGCGAGTTCGGCATGACCGCTATCGCGAACGGCATCGCGCTGCACGGCGGTTTCCTGCCGTACACCTCCACCTTCCTGATGTTTGTGGAATATGCCCGTAACGCGGTGCGTATGGCTGCGCTGATGAAACAGCGTCAGGTGATGGTCTACACCCACGACTCCATCGGTCTTGGCGAAGATGGCCCGACCCACCAGCCGGTTGAACAGCTGGCGGCGCTGCGCGTGACCCCGAACATGAGCACATGGCGTCCGTGCGACCAGGTGGAATCTGCGGTAGCGTGGAAATACGCGGTTGAGCGCCACGATGGCCCGACGGCGCTTATCTTCTCCCGTCAGAACCTGGCGCAGCAGGAACGTAGCGAGCAGCAGCTGGCGGATATCGCCCGCGGAGCCTACATCCTGAAAGATTGCGACGGTCAGCCGCAAATCATCTTCATCGCTACCGGCTCTGAAGTTGAACTGGCTGTTGCCGCTGCCGATAAACTGGCTGCAGAAGGCGTGAAAGCGCGCGTGGTTTCCATGCCGTCCACCGATGTCTTCGACAAGCAGGATGCCGCTTACCGCGAAGCTGTGCTGCCGAAAGCGGTCAGCGCGCGCGTGGCTATCGAAGCGGGCATCGCCGACTACTGGTTCAAATACGTTGGCCTGAACGGCGCTATCGTCGGTATGACCACCTTCGGTGAATCCGCACCGGCTGAGCAGCTGTTCGAAGAGTTCGGCTTTACCGTAGAAAACGTGGTAAGCAAGGCGAAAGCGCTGCTGTAA
- a CDS encoding ADP-ribosylglycohydrolase family protein: MAYPEEYENAGSLASLRARFRGCLLGGAVGDALGGPVEFLRLAEITARFGAQGVTDYEYVWGGIGKITDDTQMTLFTAEGLLRAWMRAAMRGIGPSFTGVTAHAYLRWLLTQDERNRHKLLDKTQISGWLIGHNALFHARAPGNTCLNALREMRAFGEPARNDSKGCGGVMRVAPVGLFYVRYPGGDLLKAAFDTGCQLAALTHGHPTGYLTGGVLAALVLQLVQGESLDAALTRSLDLLKNAPQHEETWRALEQARSLAAGPIAPQEAIKTLGEGWVAEEALAIALFCALRARSFEEGVLMAVNHDGDSDSTGAIAGNLLGAMNGITAIPETWLARLELNAVIQEMADDLLDYRDWPVSDYDNSSFAIALREKYPGD; this comes from the coding sequence ATGGCGTATCCAGAAGAGTACGAAAACGCAGGAAGTCTCGCCTCTCTGCGCGCGCGGTTTCGCGGCTGTTTGCTCGGCGGTGCCGTGGGCGATGCGCTCGGCGGACCGGTGGAATTTTTACGGCTTGCGGAAATCACCGCGCGCTTCGGGGCACAGGGCGTCACGGATTATGAATACGTATGGGGCGGCATCGGGAAAATCACGGACGATACGCAGATGACGCTCTTTACCGCCGAAGGATTGCTGCGGGCCTGGATGCGCGCGGCGATGCGCGGCATCGGTCCGTCGTTCACCGGTGTGACCGCTCACGCGTATTTGCGCTGGCTGCTGACGCAGGACGAGCGCAACCGCCACAAACTACTGGATAAGACGCAGATATCCGGCTGGCTTATCGGGCATAACGCCCTCTTCCATGCCCGCGCGCCGGGCAACACATGCCTTAATGCGCTGCGCGAGATGCGCGCCTTTGGCGAACCGGCCCGTAACGACAGCAAGGGCTGCGGCGGCGTTATGCGCGTGGCACCGGTGGGGCTTTTTTACGTGCGTTACCCGGGCGGCGATTTACTGAAAGCGGCGTTTGACACCGGTTGCCAGCTCGCCGCGCTCACGCACGGTCATCCGACCGGCTATCTCACCGGTGGTGTGCTGGCAGCGCTGGTTTTGCAGCTCGTTCAGGGCGAATCCCTTGACGCTGCGCTGACGCGCTCGCTGGATTTACTGAAAAACGCGCCGCAGCATGAAGAAACATGGCGAGCGCTGGAGCAGGCGCGCTCGCTCGCCGCAGGGCCGATCGCCCCGCAGGAGGCTATTAAAACACTGGGTGAAGGCTGGGTGGCGGAAGAGGCGCTCGCTATCGCGCTGTTTTGCGCGCTGCGCGCCCGCTCGTTTGAAGAGGGCGTACTGATGGCGGTAAACCACGACGGCGATTCCGACTCCACCGGCGCGATAGCCGGGAACCTGCTCGGTGCGATGAACGGTATTACGGCCATACCGGAAACATGGCTGGCGCGGCTTGAGCTTAACGCGGTGATTCAGGAAATGGCGGATGATTTGCTGGACTACCGCGACTGGCCGGTCTCTGACTACGATAACTCATCGTTTGCCATCGCGTTGCGGGAAAAATATCCGGGCGACTGA
- the epd gene encoding erythrose-4-phosphate dehydrogenase yields MTLRVAINGFGRIGRNVVRALYESGRRAEISVVAINELADAAGMAHLLKYDTSHGRFAWDVRQEGEQLWIGNDVIRLLHERDINALPWKALDVDVVLDCTGVYGSRADGVAHLEAGARKVLFSHPGGNDLDATVVYGVNEAALRAEHCIVSNASCTTNCIIPIIKLMDDAFGIESGTVTTIHSAMHDQQVIDAYHPDLRRTRAASQSIIPVDTKLAAGITRIFPKFHDRFEAIAVRVPTINVTAIDLSVTVQKPVKAHEVNLLLQKAAQGAFHGIVDYTELPLVSTDFNHDPHSAIVDGTQTRVSGAHLIKTLVWCDNEWGFANRMLDTTLAMAAIGFR; encoded by the coding sequence ATGACCTTACGCGTAGCGATTAATGGCTTCGGTCGCATCGGGCGCAACGTAGTTCGTGCGTTGTATGAGTCCGGCCGTCGCGCAGAAATCAGTGTGGTCGCCATTAATGAGCTGGCCGACGCTGCGGGCATGGCGCATTTGCTGAAATATGACACCAGCCACGGCCGCTTCGCGTGGGATGTTCGTCAGGAAGGCGAGCAACTCTGGATAGGCAACGATGTTATTCGTCTGCTGCATGAACGCGACATTAACGCGCTGCCCTGGAAAGCGCTGGATGTGGACGTGGTGCTCGATTGCACCGGCGTTTACGGCAGCCGCGCCGATGGCGTCGCTCATCTTGAAGCTGGCGCGCGCAAAGTGCTGTTCTCACACCCGGGCGGCAACGATCTCGACGCCACCGTCGTTTACGGCGTTAATGAAGCGGCGCTGCGCGCTGAGCATTGCATTGTTTCTAACGCCTCCTGCACCACCAACTGCATTATTCCGATTATCAAGCTGATGGACGACGCGTTCGGTATAGAATCCGGCACCGTGACGACCATCCATTCCGCCATGCACGATCAACAGGTTATCGACGCTTATCATCCGGACCTGCGCCGCACTCGCGCGGCCAGTCAGTCCATCATTCCGGTCGATACTAAGCTTGCCGCCGGTATAACGCGTATTTTTCCTAAATTTCATGACCGCTTTGAGGCAATTGCGGTGCGCGTGCCTACCATTAATGTGACGGCCATTGATTTAAGCGTGACTGTGCAAAAACCGGTAAAAGCCCATGAAGTCAACCTGTTGCTGCAAAAAGCGGCACAGGGTGCATTTCATGGTATAGTTGACTATACGGAATTACCGTTGGTCTCAACAGATTTTAACCACGATCCGCACAGCGCCATTGTGGATGGCACCCAGACACGGGTGAGTGGAGCGCACCTGATTAAAACACTGGTCTGGTGCGATAACGAATGGGGCTTCGCTAACCGGATGCTCGACACGACGTTAGCGATGGCAGCTATTGGTTTCAGGTAA
- the pgk gene encoding phosphoglycerate kinase yields the protein MSVIKMTDLDLAGKRVLIRADLNVPVKEGKVTSDARIRASLPTIELALKQGAKVMVTSHLGRPTEGEYNEEFSLLPVVNYLKDKLNSPVRLAKDYLDGVEVAEGELVVLENVRFNKGEKKDDETLAKKYASLCDVFVMDAFGTAHRAQASTHGVAKFADVACAGPLLAEELDALGKALKEPARPMVAIVGGSKVSTKLTVLDSLSKIADQLIVGGGIANTFVAAQGHNVGKSLYEADLVDEAKRLLGTCDIPVPTDVRVATEFSETAPATLKSVTEIKDEEQILDMGDVSAEKLAEILKNAKTILWNGPVGVFEFPNFRKGTEIVARAIAESDAFSIAGGGDTLAAIDMFGIADKISYISTGGGAFLEFVEGKVLPAVAMLEERAKK from the coding sequence ATGTCTGTAATTAAGATGACCGATCTGGATCTGGCAGGTAAACGCGTTCTGATCCGTGCCGATCTCAACGTTCCGGTAAAAGAGGGCAAAGTTACCTCTGACGCGCGTATCCGCGCCTCCCTGCCGACCATCGAACTGGCTCTGAAACAGGGCGCTAAAGTGATGGTGACGTCCCACCTGGGCCGCCCGACTGAAGGCGAATACAACGAAGAATTCTCTCTGCTGCCGGTAGTTAACTACCTGAAAGACAAACTGAACTCCCCGGTTCGCCTGGCGAAAGACTACCTCGACGGCGTTGAAGTGGCTGAAGGCGAGCTGGTCGTTTTAGAAAACGTTCGCTTTAACAAAGGCGAGAAGAAAGACGACGAAACTCTGGCGAAAAAATACGCGTCCCTGTGCGACGTGTTCGTAATGGACGCCTTTGGTACCGCGCACCGCGCGCAGGCTTCCACTCACGGTGTCGCGAAATTCGCTGACGTGGCGTGCGCAGGCCCGCTGCTGGCAGAAGAACTGGACGCGCTGGGTAAAGCGCTGAAAGAGCCGGCTCGCCCGATGGTTGCTATCGTGGGTGGTTCTAAAGTTTCTACCAAACTGACCGTACTGGACTCCCTGTCTAAAATCGCTGACCAGCTGATCGTAGGCGGCGGCATCGCCAACACCTTCGTGGCAGCCCAGGGCCACAACGTCGGCAAATCCCTGTACGAAGCGGATCTGGTTGATGAAGCGAAACGCCTGCTGGGCACCTGCGACATCCCGGTTCCGACCGACGTTCGCGTAGCGACCGAGTTCTCTGAAACCGCGCCGGCTACCCTGAAATCTGTTACTGAAATCAAAGATGAAGAGCAGATCCTGGATATGGGCGACGTTTCCGCTGAGAAACTGGCTGAAATCCTGAAAAACGCCAAAACGATTCTGTGGAACGGCCCGGTGGGCGTGTTCGAGTTCCCGAACTTCCGTAAAGGCACCGAAATCGTGGCTCGCGCTATCGCTGAAAGCGACGCGTTCTCCATCGCAGGCGGAGGCGATACCCTGGCGGCTATCGATATGTTCGGCATCGCCGACAAGATCTCCTACATCTCCACTGGCGGCGGCGCATTCCTCGAATTCGTGGAAGGCAAAGTTCTGCCGGCAGTTGCGATGCTCGAAGAGCGCGCAAAGAAATAA
- the fbaA gene encoding class II fructose-bisphosphate aldolase produces MSKIFDFVKPGVITGDDVQKVFQVAKENNFALPAVNCVGTDSINAVLETAAKVKAPVIVQFSNGGAAFIAGKGFKGEGQQAAILGAISGAHHVHQMAEHYGVPVILHTDHCAKKLLPWIDGLLDAGEKHFAATGKPLFSSHMIDLSEESLEENIEICSKYLERMSKMGMTLEIELGCTGGEEDGVDNSHMDASALYTQPEDVDYAYTKLNAISHRFTIAASFGNVHGVYKPGNVKLTPTILRDSQEYVSKKHNLPHNSLNFVFHGGSGSSAQEIKDSVSYGVIKMNIDTDTQWATWEGILKYYKENEAYLQGQLGNPKGEDQPNKKYYDPRVWLRAAQTSMVTRLEQAFKELNAVDVL; encoded by the coding sequence ATGTCTAAAATTTTTGATTTCGTAAAACCGGGCGTCATCACTGGCGACGACGTACAGAAAGTATTCCAGGTAGCTAAAGAGAACAACTTTGCGCTGCCGGCAGTTAACTGCGTGGGTACCGATTCCATCAACGCCGTTCTGGAAACCGCTGCGAAAGTTAAAGCGCCGGTTATCGTTCAGTTCTCTAACGGCGGTGCCGCGTTTATCGCAGGCAAAGGCTTCAAAGGCGAAGGCCAGCAGGCAGCCATTCTGGGCGCTATCTCTGGCGCGCATCACGTTCACCAGATGGCTGAACACTACGGCGTGCCGGTTATCCTGCACACCGACCACTGCGCGAAGAAACTGCTGCCGTGGATCGACGGCCTGCTGGACGCGGGTGAAAAACACTTTGCCGCTACCGGCAAACCGCTGTTCTCTTCTCACATGATCGACCTGTCTGAAGAGTCTCTGGAAGAGAACATCGAAATCTGCTCCAAATACCTGGAGCGCATGTCCAAAATGGGCATGACCCTGGAAATCGAACTGGGCTGCACCGGCGGTGAAGAAGATGGCGTGGACAACAGCCATATGGACGCTTCCGCGCTCTACACCCAGCCGGAAGACGTTGACTACGCGTACACCAAACTGAACGCGATCAGCCACCGTTTCACCATCGCGGCCTCCTTCGGTAACGTACACGGCGTTTACAAGCCGGGTAACGTAAAACTGACCCCGACCATCCTGCGCGACTCTCAGGAATATGTTTCCAAAAAACACAACCTGCCGCACAACAGCCTGAACTTCGTCTTCCACGGCGGTTCCGGTTCTTCCGCTCAGGAAATCAAAGATTCCGTCAGCTACGGCGTAATCAAAATGAACATCGATACCGACACCCAGTGGGCCACCTGGGAAGGTATTCTGAAGTACTACAAAGAAAACGAAGCTTACCTGCAGGGTCAGCTGGGCAACCCGAAAGGCGAAGACCAGCCGAACAAGAAATACTACGATCCGCGCGTATGGCTGCGCGCTGCGCAGACCAGCATGGTGACTCGTCTGGAGCAGGCGTTCAAAGAACTGAACGCGGTAGACGTACTGTAA
- a CDS encoding small-conductance mechanosensitive channel MscS — translation MDDLHVIDSINNAGGWLVRNQALLISYAVNIVAAIAIIIVGMIVARAISNTLNRVMIARHIDATVADFLSALVRYGIIAFTLIAALGRVGVQTASVIAVLGAAGLAVGLALQGSLSNLAAGVLLVTFRPFRAGEYVDLGGVAGSVLHVQIFSTTLRTPDGRIVVVPNGKIIAGNIINFSREPVRRNEFIIGVSYDADIDKVRALLTEIIQSDERILKDREMTVRMNELGASSVNFVIRVWSKSSDLQEVYWDVLERIKKTLDANGIGIPYPQMDVHYKPVKNETEENAQPQASQSAIITQPDAPKEKPADGQ, via the coding sequence ATGGATGATTTACACGTAATAGACAGTATTAATAACGCCGGCGGCTGGCTGGTGCGCAACCAGGCGCTGCTTATCAGCTACGCGGTCAACATTGTGGCGGCCATCGCCATTATTATCGTCGGGATGATTGTGGCGCGCGCCATCTCCAATACGCTTAACCGCGTCATGATCGCCCGTCATATCGACGCTACCGTGGCGGATTTCCTCTCGGCTCTGGTGCGCTATGGGATCATCGCATTTACGCTGATTGCCGCGCTGGGCCGCGTCGGCGTGCAGACGGCGTCTGTCATCGCCGTTCTCGGTGCCGCCGGTCTGGCCGTTGGTCTTGCGCTGCAGGGGTCGCTTTCAAACCTCGCGGCAGGCGTGCTGCTGGTCACGTTCCGTCCGTTCCGCGCGGGAGAATATGTCGATCTCGGCGGTGTCGCCGGTTCCGTGTTGCATGTGCAGATCTTCTCCACCACGCTGCGTACGCCAGATGGCCGTATCGTCGTGGTGCCGAACGGGAAAATCATCGCGGGCAACATCATTAACTTTTCCCGCGAGCCGGTACGTCGTAACGAATTTATCATTGGTGTGTCTTACGACGCGGATATCGATAAAGTGCGCGCGCTGCTGACCGAGATTATCCAGTCCGATGAGCGCATCCTGAAAGATCGTGAAATGACGGTGCGCATGAACGAGCTGGGCGCGTCGTCCGTGAACTTTGTCATTCGCGTGTGGAGTAAGAGCAGCGATCTGCAGGAGGTTTACTGGGACGTGCTGGAGCGCATCAAGAAAACGCTGGATGCCAACGGTATCGGTATTCCTTACCCGCAGATGGATGTGCATTACAAGCCGGTGAAAAACGAGACTGAAGAGAACGCGCAGCCGCAAGCGTCGCAGTCTGCAATTATTACGCAGCCTGACGCGCCGAAAGAAAAACCGGCCGACGGCCAGTAA
- the argO gene encoding arginine exporter ArgO: MLSFYFQGLALGAAMILPLGPQNAFVLNQGIRRQYHLMIASLCALSDVVLICAGIFGGSAILMQSPWLLALVTWGGVAFLLWYGFGALKTALAGNPELASADVLKQGRLRIITTMLAVTWLNPHVYLDTFVVLGSLGGQLDAIPKRAFALGTISASVVWFFSLALLAAWLAPRLRTAGAQRTINLLVGLVMWIIAFQLMREGIEYLSALGL, from the coding sequence GTGTTAAGTTTTTATTTTCAGGGGCTTGCCCTTGGCGCCGCGATGATTTTACCGCTCGGCCCGCAAAACGCTTTTGTATTAAACCAGGGCATCCGCCGCCAGTATCATCTGATGATCGCCTCGCTCTGCGCGCTGAGCGATGTCGTCCTGATTTGCGCCGGGATTTTTGGCGGAAGCGCGATCCTGATGCAGTCGCCCTGGCTGCTGGCGCTGGTGACGTGGGGCGGCGTGGCGTTTTTGCTGTGGTACGGTTTCGGGGCGCTGAAAACCGCGCTGGCAGGCAACCCGGAGCTGGCATCGGCAGACGTTCTCAAACAGGGCAGGCTGCGTATCATCACCACGATGCTCGCGGTGACCTGGCTTAATCCGCACGTTTATCTCGACACCTTTGTGGTGCTCGGCAGCCTGGGCGGGCAGCTTGACGCCATACCGAAGCGCGCCTTTGCGCTTGGCACCATCAGCGCGTCTGTTGTCTGGTTCTTCAGCCTTGCGCTGCTTGCCGCCTGGCTTGCGCCGCGGCTTCGCACCGCAGGGGCGCAACGGACGATTAATCTGCTGGTGGGGCTGGTGATGTGGATTATCGCCTTCCAGCTGATGCGCGAAGGGATAGAATATCTGTCCGCGCTCGGCCTCTAA
- a CDS encoding oxidative stress defense protein, producing MKFKVMALAAMIGLGAASVQANELPNGPHIVTSGTASVDAVPDIATLAIEVNVSAKDAAAAKKQADERVGQYLTFLQNNGVEKKDVNAANLRTQPEYEYLKDGKTQLKGYRAVRTVDVTLRKLDKLNELLDGALKAGLNEIRSVSLGVAHPDEYKDKARKAAIDDAVRQAQQLASGFNSKLGPVYSVRYHVSNYQPTPMMRMMKAEAAAPASAQDTYDQQTIQFDDQVDVVFELQPSQAQSGTPNQNGTANQGTAPAATNAPSQQ from the coding sequence GTGAAGTTTAAAGTGATGGCCCTTGCGGCAATGATTGGTTTAGGCGCGGCGTCCGTTCAGGCGAATGAACTGCCCAACGGCCCGCATATCGTCACCTCCGGCACGGCGAGCGTGGATGCGGTACCGGATATCGCGACGCTGGCTATTGAAGTTAATGTTTCCGCGAAAGACGCGGCGGCGGCGAAAAAGCAGGCGGACGAGCGGGTAGGGCAGTACCTGACTTTTCTGCAGAACAACGGCGTGGAGAAAAAAGACGTTAACGCCGCTAACCTGCGCACCCAGCCGGAATATGAGTATCTCAAGGATGGCAAAACCCAGCTGAAAGGTTATCGCGCGGTACGCACCGTCGACGTGACGTTGCGCAAGCTCGATAAACTGAACGAGCTGCTGGATGGCGCGCTCAAAGCGGGCCTGAATGAGATCCGCTCCGTCTCCTTAGGCGTGGCGCACCCGGATGAGTATAAAGATAAAGCCCGTAAAGCGGCCATCGACGACGCGGTACGCCAGGCGCAGCAGTTGGCGAGCGGCTTTAACAGCAAGCTTGGCCCGGTTTACAGCGTGCGCTACCACGTCTCTAACTACCAGCCGACGCCGATGATGCGGATGATGAAAGCCGAAGCGGCAGCGCCGGCTTCCGCGCAGGACACCTACGATCAGCAGACGATCCAGTTCGACGATCAGGTGGATGTGGTGTTTGAACTCCAGCCTTCCCAGGCACAGAGCGGTACGCCGAACCAGAATGGTACGGCAAACCAGGGCACTGCGCCTGCGGCGACTAACGCGCCATCCCAGCAGTAA
- the argP gene encoding DNA-binding transcriptional regulator ArgP, whose amino-acid sequence MKRPDYRTLQALDAVIRERGFERAAQKLCITQSAVSQRIKQLENTFGQPLLVRTVPPRPTEQGQKLLALLRQVELLEEEWLGDEQTGSTPLLLSLAVNADSLATWLLPALAPVLADSPVRLNLQVEDETRTQERLRRGEVVGAVSIQPQALPSCLVDQLGALDYLFVASKPFADRYFPNGVTRASLLKAPAVAFDHLDDMHQAFLQQNFDLPPGSVPCHIVNSSEAFVQLARQGTTCCMIPHLQIEKELQSGELIDLTPGLYQRRMLFWHRFAPESRMMRKVTDALLDYGRKVLRQD is encoded by the coding sequence ATGAAACGCCCGGACTACCGAACACTACAGGCGCTGGATGCGGTAATAAGAGAGCGCGGGTTTGAGCGTGCCGCACAAAAGCTGTGTATTACGCAGTCCGCCGTGTCACAACGTATTAAACAGCTGGAAAACACCTTCGGCCAGCCGCTGCTGGTGCGCACCGTACCGCCGCGCCCGACCGAGCAAGGGCAAAAGCTGCTGGCTCTGCTGCGCCAGGTTGAACTGCTGGAAGAAGAGTGGCTGGGCGATGAACAGACAGGTTCGACGCCGCTGCTGCTGTCGCTCGCGGTCAACGCCGACAGTCTCGCGACCTGGCTTTTGCCTGCTCTTGCCCCCGTGCTGGCGGATTCGCCGGTGCGTCTCAATTTGCAGGTGGAAGATGAAACCCGCACCCAGGAGCGGCTGCGCCGCGGTGAAGTGGTCGGCGCGGTGAGTATTCAGCCGCAGGCGCTGCCAAGCTGCCTTGTCGATCAGCTGGGCGCGCTGGACTATCTCTTCGTCGCCTCGAAACCTTTTGCCGATCGCTACTTTCCGAACGGCGTGACGCGCGCGTCGCTCCTGAAAGCGCCCGCCGTCGCGTTCGACCATCTGGATGATATGCATCAGGCGTTTTTACAGCAGAATTTCGATCTGCCGCCGGGCAGTGTGCCCTGCCACATCGTTAACTCGTCAGAAGCCTTCGTACAGCTGGCTCGCCAGGGCACGACCTGCTGTATGATCCCGCATCTGCAGATAGAAAAAGAGCTGCAAAGCGGTGAGCTTATCGATCTTACGCCTGGGCTGTACCAGCGCCGGATGCTTTTCTGGCACCGCTTCGCGCCGGAAAGCCGGATGATGCGCAAAGTCACCGACGCGCTGCTGGATTACGGGCGCAAAGTGCTGCGTCAGGATTAA
- the rpiA gene encoding ribose-5-phosphate isomerase RpiA translates to MTQDELKKAVGWAALKYVEPGTIVGVGTGSTAAHFIDALGTMKNEIEGAVSSSDASTAKLKSLGITVFDLNEVDSLGIYVDGADEINGQMQMIKGGGAALTREKIIASVAQKFICIADASKQVDVLGTFPLPVEVIPMARSAVARQLVKLGGRPEYRQGVVTDNGNVILDVYGLTILDPIALENAINGIPGVVTVGLFANRGADVALIGTADGVKTIVK, encoded by the coding sequence ATGACGCAGGATGAACTTAAAAAAGCCGTCGGCTGGGCCGCACTGAAGTATGTCGAGCCGGGCACGATTGTCGGCGTAGGCACAGGCTCCACCGCCGCGCATTTTATCGACGCGCTGGGCACCATGAAAAACGAGATTGAAGGCGCGGTTTCCAGCTCTGACGCCTCCACCGCGAAGCTTAAAAGCTTAGGCATTACCGTTTTCGATCTTAATGAAGTGGATTCTCTGGGCATCTATGTCGATGGCGCAGATGAAATCAACGGCCAGATGCAGATGATCAAAGGCGGCGGCGCGGCGCTGACGCGCGAGAAAATCATCGCGTCGGTGGCGCAAAAGTTCATCTGTATCGCGGATGCGTCCAAACAGGTGGATGTGCTTGGCACTTTCCCGCTACCGGTGGAAGTGATCCCGATGGCCCGCAGCGCGGTCGCGCGTCAGCTGGTGAAGCTCGGCGGACGCCCGGAGTATCGCCAGGGTGTGGTGACGGATAACGGCAACGTTATTCTGGACGTTTACGGTTTAACCATTCTCGACCCGATCGCGCTGGAGAACGCCATTAACGGCATTCCGGGCGTCGTCACCGTCGGCTTGTTTGCCAACCGCGGCGCGGATGTGGCGCTCATCGGCACCGCCGATGGCGTGAAAACCATTGTAAAATGA